Proteins from one Spartobacteria bacterium genomic window:
- a CDS encoding CapA family protein has product MSEQLCFVGDIGLHFSPGDVGSICDELHERLNAQSLIVGNIEGVLAEGGAPLPHKYACLRAVPHGLDLITGLSVAVLANNHIGDFGPCAALDTQQQLEGRGIKTVGLGQNLATASEPLTFVLGHDTVGLISCSCLTTNGDNIATVDSPGVMPLTLPMIRQRLSELREKVSVIIVYLHWGLEHTHEVALDQVWLAHELIDCGADAVIGSHGHSIQPFEVYNGKHIFYGLGNYYFPDVEWSWIKEDGEVTRGVYRNKALNRESLVPVFSIREDRLVVDDVLCARFDMERIPHFVGRHELSVDLDMLNDQFRKRCRWLNAKKMTSADICYEARWVGSRYGYFYKTKPLSCYSYTEKLLYNILGY; this is encoded by the coding sequence ATGAGTGAGCAATTGTGTTTCGTCGGCGATATCGGTTTGCATTTTTCTCCGGGTGATGTTGGCAGTATCTGTGATGAATTACATGAGCGCTTAAACGCACAGTCGCTCATCGTCGGCAATATAGAAGGGGTTTTAGCAGAAGGCGGGGCGCCGCTACCTCATAAGTACGCATGTTTACGAGCCGTTCCTCATGGTTTAGATTTGATAACAGGGTTGTCTGTCGCAGTTCTAGCCAACAATCATATTGGAGATTTCGGTCCATGTGCTGCTTTGGACACGCAGCAGCAGCTGGAAGGACGCGGGATTAAAACGGTGGGGTTGGGGCAGAATTTAGCCACTGCATCTGAACCTCTAACCTTTGTATTGGGGCATGACACTGTAGGGCTTATTTCGTGCAGTTGTTTGACCACAAATGGAGACAATATCGCGACTGTCGATTCGCCGGGGGTTATGCCGCTAACGTTGCCGATGATACGGCAGCGGTTGAGTGAGTTAAGAGAAAAAGTATCCGTGATCATTGTGTATCTTCATTGGGGTCTGGAACATACTCATGAAGTGGCTCTGGATCAAGTTTGGCTGGCGCATGAGCTCATTGATTGCGGAGCCGATGCGGTGATCGGATCGCATGGCCATTCGATCCAGCCGTTTGAAGTCTACAACGGAAAGCATATATTTTACGGTCTTGGAAATTACTATTTTCCTGATGTTGAGTGGAGCTGGATCAAAGAAGACGGTGAAGTGACGCGGGGCGTGTATAGGAATAAAGCGCTGAACAGAGAATCATTGGTTCCTGTTTTTTCTATCAGGGAAGATCGGTTGGTGGTTGATGATGTGCTTTGCGCTCGATTTGATATGGAAAGGATTCCTCACTTTGTAGGTCGTCATGAGCTTTCTGTGGATCTGGATATGCTCAATGATCAGTTCAGAAAAAGATGCAGATGGTTGAATGCAAAGAAAATGACCTCAGCGGATATTTGCTATGAAGCACGCTGGGTAGGCAGCAGGTATGGATATTTTTACAAGACGA